A window from Schistosoma haematobium chromosome 1, whole genome shotgun sequence encodes these proteins:
- a CDS encoding hypothetical protein (EggNog:ENOG410V9QN~COG:S) gives MTETTRKIVVVGDGMVGKTALLSAFVNGAFQDCYIPTVFETSAKEVDLPDGRHLTLGLWDTGGQEEFDQIRQLAYPGASLIMLCYAVDCPTSLENIVHTWLDEVKCYCPQIPLILVGCKADKRVVIAPGKSNNLTMNASQTALIDPNDVEKVSKQIGAQIVIECSALTRSNVNSLFELAARIILDVERENTRASKFYNILPIHRKKSISNGAVTGNSVITRRSSGLKRRISSSNYFCFLRKR, from the coding sequence ATGACTGAAACAACTCGGAAAATCGTTGTTGTTGGAGATGGAATGGTTGGAAAAACTGCTTTATTGTCAGCATTTGTAAATGGTGCATTTCAGGACTGCTATATCCCAACAGTATTTGAAACATCAGCTAAAGAAGTTGATTTGCCAGATGGTCGTCATTTAACTTTGGGTTTGTGGGATACAGGGGGTCAAGAGGAATTTGATCAAATTCGGCAGCTTGCATATCCTGGTGCAAGTTTAATTATGCTTTGTTACGCAGTTGATTGTCCAACTAGTTTGGAAAATATTGTGCACACATGGCTAGATGAAGTCAAATGCTACTGTCCACAAATACCACTTATACTGGTCGGATGTAAAGCTGATAAACGTGTGGTCATTGCACCAGGAAAATCTAATAATTTAACTATGAATGCATCACAGACAGCTTTGATCGATCCAAATGATGTTGAAAAGGTTAGTAAACAAATAGGTGCACAAATTGTTATCGAATGTTCTGCTTTGACAAGATCCAATGTAAATAGTTTGTTTGAATTAGCCGCACGAATTATACTAGATGTAGAAAGAGAAAATACTCGAGCATCGAAATTCTATAACATACTTCCAATCCATAGAAAGAAATCAATTTCAAACGGTGCAGTAACTGGGAACTCAGTTATTACACGTCGAAGCTCTGGACTGAAACGACGTATTTCCAGttcaaattatttttgttttctaagAAAACGGTGA